In one Streptomyces sp. T12 genomic region, the following are encoded:
- a CDS encoding DUF6424 family protein, producing MRVVKHPPRTRSAHFVAARKTAIKILEEMEADGGEPPYGPGPWEMLPHCLKGVGGPPSAAACG from the coding sequence ATACGGGTCGTCAAGCACCCGCCGCGCACCAGGTCCGCCCACTTCGTCGCCGCACGGAAGACGGCGATCAAGATCCTTGAGGAGATGGAGGCCGACGGGGGCGAGCCGCCGTACGGGCCGGGCCCCTGGGAGATGCTCCCCCACTGCCTTAAGGGCGTGGGGGGACCCCCATCGGCGGCAGCCTGTGGGTGA
- a CDS encoding response regulator produces MIDVLIVEDDFMVARIHRGFVNDVDGFRVIGTANCGEQALTAVAELQPDLVLLDLYLPDMFGLEIIPRLRAAGHDCDVMVISAARESDAVRGAVRQGVVDYLLKPFDAGDLRTRLEQYAARRSNLYAAVVSGQSDVDRALARGAAPLATAATLPKGMSVETAELIERELRAADGSLSAAECAARLGVSRVSARRYLEHFSVTGQAEVSLRYGHAGRPERRYSWLDG; encoded by the coding sequence ATGATCGACGTACTGATCGTGGAGGACGACTTCATGGTGGCGCGGATCCACCGCGGGTTCGTCAATGACGTCGACGGGTTCCGGGTGATCGGCACGGCGAACTGCGGGGAGCAGGCGCTCACCGCCGTCGCCGAGCTGCAACCCGACCTGGTGCTGCTCGACCTCTATCTGCCCGACATGTTCGGCCTGGAGATCATTCCCCGGCTGCGGGCCGCCGGGCACGACTGCGACGTCATGGTGATCAGTGCCGCGCGTGAGTCGGACGCGGTGCGGGGCGCCGTACGGCAGGGCGTCGTCGACTATCTGCTCAAGCCGTTCGACGCCGGGGATCTGAGAACGCGCCTCGAGCAGTACGCGGCGCGGCGGAGCAACCTCTACGCGGCGGTGGTCAGCGGGCAGTCCGACGTGGACCGGGCGCTGGCGCGGGGCGCGGCGCCCCTCGCCACGGCGGCCACCCTGCCCAAGGGCATGAGCGTGGAGACCGCCGAGCTGATCGAACGGGAGCTGCGCGCGGCCGACGGCAGCCTCTCCGCCGCCGAGTGCGCGGCCCGGCTCGGGGTGTCACGGGTCAGCGCCCGGCGGTACCTGGAGCACTTCAGCGTCACCGGGCAGGCGGAGGTGTCGCTGCGGTACGGGCACGCGGGGCGGCCGGAGCGGCGGTACAGCTGGCTGGACGGTTAG
- a CDS encoding DUF1876 domain-containing protein: protein MEDKNWTVRIHITEDGDDTRAEAVLTTQDASQNASQDTPAVTGRGVAHRNPIDRPIPEIGDELAASRALEDLAIRLHDIASDDIVELAGPVDQGGSRAWETP, encoded by the coding sequence ATGGAAGACAAGAACTGGACCGTCCGGATCCACATCACCGAGGACGGCGACGACACCCGCGCCGAGGCCGTGCTGACCACGCAGGACGCATCTCAGAACGCATCTCAGGACACGCCGGCCGTCACCGGCCGGGGCGTGGCCCACCGCAATCCGATCGACCGGCCCATCCCCGAGATCGGCGACGAACTCGCCGCCAGCCGCGCCCTGGAGGACCTGGCCATCAGACTGCACGACATCGCGTCCGACGACATCGTGGAGTTGGCCGGCCCGGTCGACCAGGGGGGCAGCCGGGCGTGGGAGACGCCCTAA
- a CDS encoding cell wall metabolism sensor histidine kinase WalK, producing the protein MTGERYERRLRVVRVRATVVVVLAVALALVAAGVGLVVGLRTELSGDVRDAARARASDVARVIEAGRGVPAPTVSAPDEEFLQVVAADGTVVAASENVEGQPALARLDPGESTSVDTPLDDDPFLVVAVGAKEPGRELVVLDGRDASKVAEATDTVTWLLLIGLPVLLVLAAAATWAAVGRALRRVARSEAAQRRFVSDASHELRSPVATVRQHAEVALAHPERADAGSLAGTVLDEAVRMQRLVDDLLLLARADESALLRGGPRPVDLDDLVLAEVRRLRSASPGLRVDSTAVGAARVTGDAEALRRLVRNLGENAARHARTRVAFALTDAGDGWVRLVVQDDGPGIPAAERGRVFDRFVRLDESRARGAGGAGLGLAIVAEVAGAHRGRVEAGVAEGLGGARFTVTLPSAGE; encoded by the coding sequence ATGACTGGTGAGCGGTACGAGCGTCGGCTGCGGGTCGTACGGGTCCGGGCCACGGTCGTCGTCGTGCTCGCCGTCGCGCTCGCCCTGGTCGCCGCCGGTGTCGGGCTCGTCGTGGGGCTGCGCACCGAACTCAGCGGCGATGTGCGGGACGCCGCCCGGGCGCGGGCCTCGGACGTCGCCCGGGTCATCGAGGCGGGACGCGGGGTGCCCGCGCCGACCGTGTCCGCGCCCGACGAGGAGTTCCTCCAGGTCGTCGCCGCGGACGGCACGGTCGTCGCGGCCAGCGAGAACGTCGAGGGACAGCCCGCGCTGGCCCGGCTGGACCCCGGCGAGAGCACCTCCGTCGACACCCCGCTCGACGACGACCCCTTCCTGGTGGTGGCGGTCGGCGCCAAGGAGCCCGGCCGCGAACTGGTCGTCCTCGACGGACGGGACGCCTCCAAAGTCGCCGAGGCCACGGACACGGTCACCTGGCTGCTGCTCATCGGCCTGCCCGTGCTGCTCGTCCTCGCGGCCGCCGCGACCTGGGCGGCCGTCGGCCGCGCCCTGCGCCGCGTGGCGCGCTCCGAGGCCGCGCAGCGCCGCTTCGTCTCCGACGCCTCGCACGAACTGCGCTCACCCGTCGCCACCGTCCGCCAGCACGCCGAGGTCGCTCTCGCCCACCCCGAGCGGGCCGACGCCGGTTCCCTGGCCGGGACGGTGCTCGACGAGGCCGTACGCATGCAGCGCCTCGTCGACGACCTGCTGCTGCTCGCCCGCGCCGACGAGAGCGCCCTGCTGCGGGGCGGGCCGCGTCCCGTCGACCTCGACGACCTGGTCCTGGCGGAGGTACGGCGGCTGCGCTCGGCCTCGCCCGGCCTGCGCGTCGACAGCACGGCGGTGGGCGCGGCCCGGGTGACCGGCGACGCGGAGGCGCTACGGCGCCTGGTGCGCAACCTCGGCGAGAACGCCGCGCGGCACGCCCGCACGCGGGTGGCGTTCGCGCTGACGGACGCGGGGGACGGGTGGGTGCGGCTGGTGGTGCAGGACGACGGCCCTGGCATTCCGGCCGCCGAACGGGGGCGGGTCTTCGACCGCTTCGTACGGCTGGACGAGTCCCGTGCGCGCGGGGCGGGCGGCGCCGGGCTGGGCCTCGCGATCGTCGCGGAGGTGGCGGGGGCGCACCGGGGGAGGGTGGAGGCGGGGGTGGCCGAGGGGCTGGGCGGGGCGCGGTTCACGGTGACGTTGCCGTCGGCGGGGGAGTGA
- a CDS encoding response regulator transcription factor has product MRVLVVEDEERFAAGLRDGLEAEGFAVDVALDGVDGLWLARENTYDAIVLDVMLPKLNGYRVCRALRAECDWTPILMLTAKEGEWDEIEGLDTGADDYLTKPVSYAVLLARLRALLRREARERPVVLAAGDLRLDPAARTVSRAGRDIEVTAREFALLEFLLRRAGEAVSKRTILDHVWGDDFEGDPNIVEVYVRRLRNKVDRPFGRQSLLTLRGHGYRLVPDDR; this is encoded by the coding sequence ATGCGGGTGCTGGTCGTCGAGGACGAGGAGCGGTTCGCGGCGGGGCTCCGGGACGGGCTGGAGGCCGAGGGCTTCGCCGTCGACGTCGCGCTCGACGGGGTGGACGGGCTGTGGCTGGCCCGCGAGAACACGTACGACGCGATCGTCCTCGACGTCATGCTGCCGAAGCTCAACGGCTACCGCGTCTGCCGGGCGCTGCGCGCCGAGTGCGACTGGACGCCGATCCTCATGCTCACCGCCAAGGAGGGCGAGTGGGACGAGATCGAGGGCCTCGACACCGGCGCCGACGACTATCTGACCAAGCCCGTCTCCTATGCCGTACTCCTGGCCCGGCTGCGGGCGCTGCTGCGGCGCGAGGCGCGGGAGCGGCCCGTCGTGCTCGCCGCGGGTGATCTGCGGCTCGACCCGGCGGCCCGGACGGTCAGCCGGGCCGGACGCGACATCGAGGTCACCGCGCGGGAGTTCGCGTTGCTGGAGTTCCTGCTGCGGCGGGCCGGGGAGGCGGTGTCCAAGCGGACCATCCTCGACCACGTGTGGGGCGACGACTTCGAGGGCGATCCGAACATCGTCGAGGTGTATGTACGGCGGCTGCGCAACAAGGTCGACCGGCCCTTCGGGCGGCAGTCGCTGCTGACCCTGCGGGGGCACGGGTATCGGCTGGTGCCCGATGACCGGTGA